In Daphnia magna isolate NIES linkage group LG7, ASM2063170v1.1, whole genome shotgun sequence, a single genomic region encodes these proteins:
- the LOC116927207 gene encoding frequenin-1 → MGKKNSKLKQETIDSLTHDTYFTEKEIRQWHKGFLKDCPNGLLTEKGFIRIYKQFFPQGDPSKFATLVFRVFDENNDGSIEFEEFIRALSVTSRGNLDEKLQWAFKLYDVDNDGFITRTEMYNIVDAIYQMVGQTPNSEDENTPQRRVDKIFSQMDKNNDDKLTLDEFREGSKADPRIVQALSLGDT, encoded by the exons ATGGGTAAGAAGAATTCCAAGCTCAAACAGGAGACCATTGATTCTCTCACTCACGATACCTATT tTACCGAGAAGGAAATCAGGCAATG GCATAAAGGATTTCTGAAGGATTGTCCTAATGGTCTCTTGACTGAAAAG GGTTTCATCCGAATCTACAAGCAGTTCTTCCCACAAGGCGATCCTTCAAAATTCGCTACGCTGGTTTTTCGAGTCTTTGACGAGAATAAC gaTGGATCTATTGAATTTGAAGAGTTTATTCGAGCGCTATCAGTGACGTCAAGAGGCAATCTGGATGAGAAACTTCAAT GGGCGTTTAAACTCTATGACGTCGACAACGACGGTTTCATCACGCGGACGGAAATGTACAACATCGTGGACGCCATTTACCAGATGGTG GGCCAAACACCGAACTCTGAAGACGAGAACACTCCACAACGACGGGTGGACAAGATTTTCAGCCAGATGGACAAAAACAACGATGACAAGCTGACGCTCGACGAGTTTCGTGAAGGCAGCAAAGCCGATCCTAGGATCGTCCAGGCTCTTTCTTTGGGTGACACTTGA
- the LOC116927030 gene encoding probable ATP-dependent RNA helicase spindle-E — protein sequence MGDYDPTLDMFDTLIYGKTVAQMGEFALGTSSRRRRRSSPEAERKPYITQTNTEYVEEYRKEERQKTLEAATLTQSFVECRMKGAGMSMLEDESTICGDMLNALDISGLQAKAAAFNDYNFEAPNRSPLAIDNQRTAILDLLKTENVIIIKGFTGCGKTTQVPQFVLDECYRTKTPCNIVVTQPRRIAAISIAKRVCYERNWTLGTVVGYRVGMERQVSDSTLLTYLTTGCLLEALVAKKSLEGYTHIIIDEVHERDEDTDFLLLVVRKFLRHTKTTTKVILMSATADAGKFAQYFNSPVTGDFPIAAERPFRNAPIIEVDPGEPHAIRVYYKEQLQELEFLATSMHYPDDGEPTIHKLKYDAVAKLISAIDGKREIQRYGRHPEYENISSVRSAFLIFLPGVGEIESMHKALLDYDSTADHKNYWYILPLHSRITSEEQSRVFQPMSSLTPNLRHFRKIILSTNIAESSLTVPDITYIVDFCLMKQLVTDPETNFCSLKVEWAPKSSCVQRRGRVGRVNEGVVYRMISESFYYNVLPDDVTPEILRCPLEQAVLRTKLLDLGSPVSLLALVIDPPRLDNIARTILTLKEMGALFATANGVVSALDGDLSYLGRVVSRLPIDVHLGKLVMLGYVFNILEECIIMAAGLSSKNIFTSPYQKKLLAYQVKMAWAEGSFSDPITILNAYQVYKNYEYKEHFKRSGESERMREQRWADDHFIQLKALKDMDLLVKEIKQRLSSIGIEEAIGPNIRPLTESQKALLLRVVLYGAFYPNYFTRDAVSGQIDEREAVKSLCGLDPFRTVRLQGFPVDQPPKAYVRQIKNNMSEIFNMLKEDTWNAKITFDSQRVFLQFHQEGNPFQHKRVPGRICLPVYLAVKQKQLGSNYLLQLLDRRVAEKYTSQVEESAKRLLNVSDVESVVSSVSSRSEVPYVLQIPAPRLPELHEKEIAVSVCHVEEPNHFWCHRLEERSKQDYTHINKSIGPQGRYLEKWDLSMPVHKGKLVMGPYSVNSDLVEYYRAKVLSAQQHGSIPDRLVRLYFIDFGNAGEACIKDLRVVPEALLKFPPLAIECYLTGVGPSLIKDPKGKWTKSAKEWFEALTVDQQLTAKVFSVVNGITTMDLIGERGNWDNPISSQMLALNYAVRVEESFMNKQDNEQRQSAQEVKPNSHMARYKQRELEEQRSVAAEFLAMEHEVNEPKHYNTTLKKLQGPFSPLEMRMYGKVHALLGSILKIEDDSVNSVMLDDQPGDSHERVLVAAHIGSQLTTNRVIARSTTLLPNIPGLPAILTLLFAPRAEFRADTNRTSLTGAICGLGYDRERKQSFYPEHDMEVAFDTEISLSDVLLINKIRFWLNSVMGAASYSLHHAAPSKERMREVSQKTIGFLFELITKPRKDIEAIATSTSYKWNLVKPEHVLQSDVAESQLDTLIPLHDCIKIVP from the exons ATGGGAGATTATGATCCAACGTTGGATATGTTTGATACCCTGATTTACGGGAAGACAGTTGCCCAAATGGGCGAATTTGCACTGGGCACCTCTtccagaagaagaaggagatc TTCTCCAGAAGCTGAACGCAAGCCGTATATTACTCAAACCAATACAGAATATGTTGAGGAATatcgaaaagaagaaaggcaaAAAACCTTGGAA GCTGCTACTCTAACACAGAGCTTCGTAGAATGCAGAATGAAAGGTGCTGGCATGAGCATGCTCGAAGATGAATCCACCATCTGTGGAGACATGCTTAATGCTTTGGATATTAGTGGTCTCCAAGCAAAGGCAGCTGCTTTCAATGATTACAATTTTGAGGCACCTAACCGAAGTCCATTGGCAATAGACAATCAAAGAACAGCCATTCTTGATCTTCTCAAAACTGAAAATGTCATCATCATTAAGGGCTTTACCGGTTGTGGTAAAACCACTCAAGTTCCCCAATTTGTTTTAGATGAATGCTACAGAACTAAAACTCCTTGCAACATTGTTGTGACTCAACCAAGGCGCATTGCAGCCATTAGCATAGCCAAAAGGGTCTGCTatgaaagaaattggacatTAGGAACCGTTGTTGGATACAGA GTTGGCATGGAACGTCAAGTAAGTGACTCAACTTTGCTCACCTATCTGACCACAGGATGCCTTCTTGAAGCATTAGTAGCAAAAAAATCCCTTGAAGGCTATACCCACA tcaTTATTGACGAAGTACACGAGAGGGATGAAGATACTGACTTCCTTCTCTTGGTCGTCCGCAAGTTCCTCCGTCATACGAAGACGACAACTAAAGTCATTCTGATGTCAGCCACTGCTGATGCCGGCAAATTTGCGCAATATTTCAATAGCCCCGTCACGGGAGACTTTCCGATCGCGGCCGAAAGACCCTTTCGCAACGCTCCCATAATTGAAGTGGATCCCGGGGAACCTCACGCCATCCGCGTTTACTATAAGGAACAGCTTCAAGAACTAGAG TTTCTCGCGACGAGTATGCACTATCCCGATGATGGTGAACCGACAATCCATAAGCTCAAATACGACGCGGTCGCTAAGTTGATTTCGGCTATCGATGGCAAACGTGAGATACAGCGCTACGGTCGCCATCCAGAATATGAAAACATTTCTAGCGTCCGCAGCGCCTTTCTTATATTCCTGCCCGGCGTCGGTGAAATTGAGAGCATGCACAAGGCTTTGCTCGACTATGACAGCACTGCGGATCACAAGAACTATTGGTACATCCTACCACTGCATTCTCGGATCACCAGTGAAGAGCAAAGTCGCGTCTTCCAGCCCATGTCGAGTCTAACTCCAAATTTAAGACACTTCCGGAAAATCATTCTGTCCACGAATATCGCCGAAAGTTCGCTCACGGTGCCAGACATTACCTACATAGTTGATTTCTGTCTCATGAAGCAGCTCGTCACGGACCCAGAGACCAATTTTTGTTCGCTCAAG GTTGAATGGGCTCCTAAGAGCAGCTGCGTCCAGCGGAGAGGCCGTGTCGGACGTGTTAACGAGGGCGTCGTTTATCGAATGATATCAGAATCTTTTTACTACAA TGTCCTGCCGGATGACGTTACTCCCGAGATCCTCCGCTGTCCTCTGGAGCAAGCCGTTCTGCGTACCAAATTGTTGGATTTGGGATCACCGGTGTCTCTGCTGGCACTCGTCATCGACCCTCCGAGGCTAGATAACATTGCCCGAACTATTCTGACGTTGAAAGAAATGGGAGCCCTTTTCGCTACAGCGAACGGCGTTGTCTCCGCATTGGATGGTGACTTGAGTTACCTTGGCCGTGTTGTCTCACGTCTCCCAATAGACGTTCACTTGGGCAAGCTCGTAATGCTAG GTTACGTGTTCAACATCCTGGAAGAGTGCATCATTATGGCAGCCGGGCTCAGTTCAAAGAACATCTTCACTTCTCCTTATCAAAAAAAGTTGCTGGCCTATCAAGTCAAAATGGCGTGGGCCGAAGGCTCGTTCAGCGATCCCATCACCATTCTAAACGCATATCAAGTCTATAAAAACTATGAGTACAAAGAGCATTTTAAAAGGAGTGGGGAGTCGGAAAGAATGAGAGAACAGCGCTGGGCTGACGACCATTTTATCCAGCTCAAAGCACTCAAG GACATGGATCTCCTGGTGAAGGAAATCAAACAACGACTGAGTTCCATTGGTATTGAGGAGGCGATTGGGCCCAATATCAGACCGTTAACAGAAAGTCAAAAGGCGCTGTTGCTTCGTGTCGTCCTCTATGGAGCTTTCTATCCCAATTACTTCACGCGTGACGCCGTCAGTGGCCAGATAGATGAACGCGAAGCTGTCAAGAGTCTCTGCGGATTGGATCCCTTTCGCACGGTTCGCCTTCAAGGATTTCCTGTTGACCAACCTCCCAAAGCTTATGTCCGTCAAATTAAGAACAACATGTCCGAAATCTTCA ATATGCTGAAGGAGGATACGTGGAATGCCAAGATAACATTCGATTCGCAGCGGGTCTTCCTCCAATTCCACCAAGAAGGCAATCCGTTCCAACACAAGCGAGTTCCCGGAAGGATTTGTTTGCCCGTTTATCTGGCTGTAAAACAAAAGCAACTCGGGTCGAACTATTTACTTCAGTTGCTTGACAGAAGGGTTGCCGAAAAGTACACTTCTCAG GTGGAAGAATCGGCTAAACGGCTGTTAAACGTGAGCGACGTTGAATCGGTGGTGTCCAGTGTGAGCAGTCGAAGTGAAGTGCCTTATGTCCTGCAGATTCCAGCGCCACGGCTGCCCGAATTACATGAAAAGGAGATAGCCGTGAGCGTTTGTCACGTTGAGGAGCCCAATCACTTCTGGTGTCATCGCTTAGAGGAGCGCTCCAAACAAGATTACACTCACATCAACAAGTCGATCGGTCCACAGGGCCGCTATCTGGAGAAGTGGGATCTTTCCATGCCCGTCCACAAGGGCAAATTGGTGATGGGTCCATACAGTGTTAACAGTGATTTGGTAGAATATTATCGAGCCAAGGTGCTGAGCGCTCAGCAGCACGGGTCGATTCCAGACCGCCTCGTCCGTCTCTACTTTATTGATTTCGGTAATGCCGGCGAAGCCTGCATCAAGGACTTGCGGGTAGTTCCTGAAGCCTTGCTGAAGTTCCCGCCGTTGGCTATCGAATGCTATTTGACTGGTGTGGGTCCCTCGTTGATTAAAGATCCGAAAGGAAAGTGGACAAAGTCAGCTAAAGAATGGTTTGAAGCTCTCACAGTAGACCAACAACTCACAGCCAAG GTGTTCTCGGTCGTCAATGGAATCACCACGATGGATCTGATCGGAGAACGTGGTAATTGGGATAATccgatctcttcccaaatgTTGGCACTCAACTATGCTGTCAGAGTGGAGGAATCTTTCATGAACAAACAGGACAATGAACAGCGCCAATCCGCACAAGAAGTCAAACCCAATTCACACATGGCTCGCTACAAACAACGAGA ATTGGAGGAACAGAGATCCGTAGCTGCCGAGTTTTTAGCAATGGAACACGAAGTGAATGAGCCAAAGCATTACAATACCACGTTGAAAAAACTTCAGGGCCCTTTCAGTCCGTTGGAAATGAGAATGTACGGCAAAGTGCATGCTCTTTTAGGTAGCATTCTCAAGATTGAGGATGATTCCGTCAATTCGGTCATGTTGGACGATCAGCCTGGCGATAGTCACGAACGCGTACTCGTGGCTGCGCAT atCGGGTCTCAATTGACCACTAATCGCGTCATCGCGCGCAGTACCACATTGCTTCCAAACATTCCAGGATTGCCTGCTATTTTGACACTCCTTTTTGCCCCGAGAGCTGAATTCCGAGCCGATACTAATAGAACTAGTCTTACTGGTGCTATTTGTGGGCTGGGTTACGATCGAGAGCGGAAGCAGTCCTTCTATCCAGAACACGACATGGAAGTCGCTTTTGATACTGAAATATCTCTATCC GATGTGCTCCTTATCAACAAGATTCGATTTTGGTTGAATTCGGTCATGGGTGCAGCTTCCTACAGTCTTCACCATGCCGCTCCATCGAAAGAGCGGATGCGAGAAGTCAGCCAGAAAACGATTGGATTCTTGTTTGAATTGATCACGAAACCACGCAAAGACATTGAAGCCATTGCAACCTCGACCAGTTACAAATGGAATCTCGTGAAACCTGAACACGTTCTACAGTCGGACGTCGCAGAAAGTCAGCTCGATACTTTGATTCCGCTCCACGACTGCATTAAGATTGTTCCATGA